Proteins found in one Methanofollis fontis genomic segment:
- a CDS encoding thioredoxin family protein, which produces MGRLVLIDFYSEWCEPCRRQTEIVREVAARMGDAVEIRTIDIGERRDLIRAYRLVTVPTIVIESDGLEVKRFETVVDAGTLETILTSLRDDHA; this is translated from the coding sequence ATGGGACGGCTGGTGCTCATCGACTTCTACTCCGAGTGGTGCGAACCGTGCAGGCGCCAGACCGAGATCGTCAGAGAGGTCGCCGCCAGGATGGGCGATGCGGTGGAGATCAGGACGATCGATATCGGGGAACGCCGCGACCTGATCAGGGCATACCGCCTTGTGACCGTACCGACGATTGTGATCGAATCCGATGGATTGGAGGTCAAACGCTTCGAAACGGTCGTTGATGCCGGGACCCTCGAAACCATTTTAACTTCTCTGAGAGATGATCATGCATAA
- the trxA gene encoding thioredoxin — protein MSKPVLTDFFATWCGPCKMQTPILEELGKKLGDAIEIRKVDVDQNMEAAMKYGIRVVPTLIIEKDGIVMQKLEGVTRADTLESILRPLIDE, from the coding sequence ATGAGCAAACCGGTATTAACTGATTTTTTTGCGACATGGTGCGGCCCCTGCAAGATGCAGACGCCGATCCTCGAGGAGCTCGGTAAGAAACTGGGCGATGCGATAGAGATCAGGAAGGTGGACGTCGACCAGAATATGGAGGCGGCAATGAAATACGGGATCAGGGTTGTCCCGACGCTGATCATCGAAAAAGACGGCATCGTGATGCAGAAACTCGAGGGGGTCACCCGTGCAGATACCCTCGAGTCGATCCTCAGGCCCCTGATCGACGAGTGA
- a CDS encoding endonuclease III domain-containing protein, producing the protein MRGKHTISALLGILEERYGPIRWWDAPPEEVMIGAILTQQTRWENVEAALSRLREAGLCSLEGIDAAPDRQIEDLIRPAGYYRIKRGRLKALCRAVLDAGGIPALQRMPDPDLRDFLLSIHGVGEETADSILCYALGRPSFVVDAYTKRICGCMGITGRYGVLKALFEEVIPTDTEARALAHAWIVEYAKEMCGKKRCNECRIVSLSGSD; encoded by the coding sequence GTGAGAGGAAAACACACAATATCAGCCCTCCTCGGGATCCTGGAGGAGCGTTACGGTCCCATCAGATGGTGGGACGCCCCGCCTGAGGAGGTGATGATCGGTGCCATTCTCACACAGCAGACGCGGTGGGAGAATGTGGAGGCGGCCCTCTCCCGCCTCAGGGAGGCGGGTCTCTGTTCGCTTGAAGGGATCGACGCTGCCCCTGACAGGCAGATCGAAGACCTGATCCGTCCTGCCGGCTATTACCGGATCAAACGGGGGCGGCTGAAGGCGCTCTGCCGTGCCGTTCTCGATGCAGGGGGGATTCCGGCGCTCCAGAGGATGCCTGATCCCGACCTCCGGGATTTTCTCCTCTCTATCCATGGGGTGGGGGAGGAGACGGCCGACAGCATCCTCTGTTATGCCCTCGGGCGCCCCTCTTTTGTGGTGGATGCCTATACGAAACGCATCTGCGGGTGCATGGGGATCACCGGGAGATACGGGGTTCTCAAGGCCCTCTTCGAGGAGGTGATCCCGACGGATACGGAGGCCAGAGCGCTGGCCCATGCATGGATCGTCGAATATGCCAAGGAAATGTGCGGTAAAAAGAGGTGCAACGAATGCAGGATCGTGAGTTTGTCAGGATCGGACTGA
- a CDS encoding aldolase, with protein sequence MQDREFVRIGLRLFQEGLVGGNFGNMSMRTENGFVVTGTGTYLDDPGELVEVPLEGEAPEGASSEYRVHQAVYRTSGHDAIVHAHPPMAVAASCALSLIRPIDSEGEMLCPEIRVVGGAPGTQELADAVAGALVDAHLVIARGHGTFAAGKTLDEAYLYTSLAEHACRVLAYSGLFGGCNR encoded by the coding sequence ATGCAGGATCGTGAGTTTGTCAGGATCGGACTGAGACTGTTTCAGGAAGGGCTTGTGGGCGGCAACTTCGGCAATATGAGCATGCGGACAGAGAACGGGTTTGTGGTCACCGGCACGGGCACGTATCTGGACGACCCCGGCGAACTGGTCGAGGTGCCGCTCGAGGGCGAGGCGCCGGAGGGGGCCTCGAGCGAGTACAGGGTGCATCAGGCCGTGTATCGGACGAGCGGGCATGATGCGATCGTCCATGCCCACCCCCCGATGGCGGTGGCCGCCTCCTGCGCCCTCTCCCTCATCAGACCGATTGATTCTGAGGGCGAGATGCTCTGCCCGGAGATCCGGGTCGTCGGCGGGGCGCCTGGGACACAGGAACTCGCCGACGCCGTCGCCGGTGCCCTCGTGGATGCACACCTGGTGATCGCCAGGGGCCATGGCACATTTGCGGCCGGAAAAACCCTGGACGAGGCCTACCTCTACACCTCGCTTGCAGAGCACGCCTGCCGTGTGCTTGCCTATTCCGGTCTTTTCGGCGGCTGCAACCGCTGA
- the aglJ gene encoding S-layer glycoprotein N-glycosyltransferase AglJ produces the protein MEIEKDRVCILIPTLNEAPTIGDLVRNFHDRGFPHVLVMDGNSTDGTAEQARSAGADIRLQSGKGKGNAIIEAAEIIDLPYVLMLDGDGTYLPDDADKMLRPLFTGSDHVIGDRLAYPDSGAFTRLNLTGNYLINHFFKVAHGRDLHDILSGYRAFSLRSLREMNLRESGFEIETEMAVQAVKFDQQVAVVPVKYVKRPGTDTKLNPVQDGFRIVSTIYRLARVNNPLFYFGLIGVILALLGGVLAVYVLIEWLNHIEHIPLTILTVLLIVVGIEIFMFGVISDMLLAFHREVIREIQRLQPPKRPE, from the coding sequence ATCCTGATCCCGACCCTGAACGAGGCGCCGACAATAGGCGATCTGGTCAGGAATTTCCATGATCGGGGTTTTCCCCATGTCCTCGTCATGGACGGGAACAGCACCGACGGGACTGCAGAGCAGGCACGGAGTGCCGGTGCCGATATCCGCCTGCAGAGCGGGAAGGGAAAGGGCAACGCCATTATTGAGGCGGCGGAGATCATCGACCTCCCCTATGTGCTGATGCTCGACGGTGACGGCACCTATCTCCCGGACGATGCAGATAAAATGCTCAGACCGCTTTTCACCGGCAGCGACCATGTGATCGGCGACCGCCTCGCCTACCCGGATTCAGGCGCCTTCACCAGGCTGAACCTGACCGGGAACTACCTGATCAACCATTTCTTCAAGGTGGCCCATGGCCGCGACCTCCATGACATCCTCTCGGGCTACCGGGCCTTCAGCCTCCGCTCGCTGCGTGAGATGAATCTCCGGGAATCCGGGTTTGAGATCGAGACCGAGATGGCGGTCCAGGCGGTAAAATTCGATCAGCAGGTGGCCGTAGTGCCGGTGAAATATGTGAAGCGCCCGGGAACCGATACGAAACTCAACCCCGTCCAGGACGGCTTCAGGATCGTCTCCACCATCTACCGTCTGGCGCGGGTGAACAACCCCCTCTTCTATTTCGGGCTGATCGGGGTGATACTCGCCCTCCTCGGCGGTGTTCTCGCCGTTTATGTGCTCATCGAATGGCTCAACCACATCGAACACATCCCCCTGACCATCCTCACCGTGCTGCTGATCGTGGTCGGCATCGAGATCTTCATGTTCGGCGTGATCAGCGATATGCTCCTGGCCTTTCACCGTGAGGTGATCCGGGAGATTCAGCGGTTGCAGCCGCCGAAAAGACCGGAATAG